From one Methanomassiliicoccales archaeon genomic stretch:
- a CDS encoding VIT1/CCC1 transporter family protein encodes MAKNDRRGSWFQQAMSLPETGPALRRYFINTMFDTTFVVLGIIIGTALTADAERGLVISTIITSCVALSISTGTSVYEAESLEQARRLDEIGRAMLRPVEDTNLGKASKASAIIIAVLNSLAPLMASAIIVSPFLFMGGDTLVVAAETSLVLAIAILFVTGFFMGRMSERNPWWKGLRMAGVGLIAFVICYLIAGAV; translated from the coding sequence GTGGCCAAGAACGACCGCAGAGGCTCCTGGTTCCAGCAGGCCATGAGCCTGCCGGAGACCGGCCCCGCTCTAAGAAGATATTTTATCAATACCATGTTCGACACCACGTTCGTGGTGCTGGGAATCATAATCGGTACCGCGTTGACCGCCGATGCAGAGAGGGGGCTGGTAATCTCCACTATCATCACCAGCTGCGTAGCGCTGTCCATATCCACTGGCACCAGTGTCTACGAGGCGGAAAGCTTGGAGCAGGCCCGGCGATTGGACGAGATAGGGCGGGCCATGCTGCGCCCGGTGGAAGATACCAATCTGGGCAAGGCTTCCAAAGCCAGTGCCATCATCATCGCGGTGTTGAACTCGCTGGCCCCACTCATGGCCTCGGCGATCATCGTCTCACCCTTCCTGTTCATGGGAGGGGATACGCTGGTGGTGGCAGCCGAGACATCCCTGGTCCTGGCCATCGCCATACTATTCGTCACCGGATTCTTCATGGGGCGCATGAGCGAGAGGAACCCTTGGTGGAAGGGCCTCAGGATGGCTGGAGTCGGACTGATCGCCTTCGTGATCTGCTACCTGATCGCTGGAGCGGTGTGA
- a CDS encoding TRC40/GET3/ArsA family transport-energizing ATPase, translating to MKENILREVIETKKFLFYGGKGGVGKTTMAATTATWLADHGYKTLIVATDPTISLSAIYGQHIGETEITKIGTERNLCGLNINPKKAMGVFQTRLEGMMQGFSTMFGSELLSTPCTEEIAAFDQFVSFFEDTEHDKVVFDTAPTGHTLRELSMPFDWSGYISNQIKNRRELSEALGFVYDEQMVADLEVEKARYDRSVKGLSDTSISAFNLVLLPEKLPIEETARAIEDLSGFGIKVRSLIINEVIPKEVLQGNWFLERRRATQDKYLKEIEERFSSITRKEVPLLDTDVYGMDILRRVGRGLYGE from the coding sequence ATGAAAGAGAACATTCTACGAGAGGTCATAGAGACCAAGAAGTTCCTGTTCTATGGTGGAAAGGGTGGGGTAGGCAAGACCACCATGGCCGCGACCACTGCAACCTGGCTCGCCGATCACGGATACAAGACGCTGATCGTAGCGACCGACCCGACCATCAGCCTCTCGGCCATTTATGGCCAGCATATCGGTGAGACGGAGATAACCAAGATCGGTACGGAGCGCAATCTGTGCGGATTGAACATCAACCCCAAGAAGGCCATGGGAGTCTTCCAGACCAGGTTGGAGGGCATGATGCAGGGCTTCTCCACCATGTTCGGCAGTGAACTGCTATCCACACCGTGCACTGAGGAGATCGCCGCTTTCGACCAGTTCGTCAGCTTCTTCGAGGATACCGAACATGACAAGGTGGTCTTCGATACGGCACCAACAGGTCACACCCTAAGAGAGCTGTCCATGCCTTTCGACTGGTCGGGATACATCTCCAACCAGATCAAGAATCGTCGAGAGCTGTCGGAAGCTTTGGGCTTCGTTTACGATGAGCAGATGGTGGCCGATCTGGAAGTTGAGAAGGCCCGTTACGACCGTTCGGTCAAAGGGCTTTCGGACACCAGCATCTCCGCCTTCAACCTAGTGCTGCTGCCGGAAAAGCTGCCCATCGAGGAGACCGCCAGAGCCATCGAGGACCTTTCGGGTTTCGGCATCAAGGTGCGCTCGCTCATCATCAACGAGGTCATCCCCAAGGAGGTCCTTCAGGGCAACTGGTTCTTAGAAAGGAGAAGGGCAACACAGGACAAGTACCTGAAAGAGATCGAGGAACGGTTCTCGTCCATAACCCGCAAGGAAGTGCCTCTTCTCGACACCGACGTTTATGGGATGGACATTCTGAGACGGGTGGGAAGAGGTCTGTATGGCGAATAA
- a CDS encoding SemiSWEET transporter: MSVLLGLTAGFITTMGFVPQVIKGYRTGSMKDVSLTMPVLLMVGLSLWLLYGLVIQDLPVILWNAVAMILNGTLVLLKVRSIRLERA; the protein is encoded by the coding sequence ATGTCCGTCTTGCTAGGACTGACCGCAGGATTCATTACGACCATGGGTTTCGTCCCGCAGGTCATCAAGGGGTATCGCACTGGCAGCATGAAAGACGTCTCTTTGACCATGCCCGTTCTCCTTATGGTCGGTCTTTCCCTATGGCTGCTGTATGGTCTGGTCATACAAGACCTGCCCGTGATCCTCTGGAACGCCGTGGCCATGATATTGAACGGAACATTGGTATTGCTGAAGGTCCGAAGCATTCGGCTAGAACGTGCTTAA
- a CDS encoding thioredoxin family protein: MANKLKLTIFSVSCCHPQYAAYDKQYVDRLKQALQETGLEADLNLITATEAQLGVQHYYLAEIQPLFKKYGSAVAPALFINERLKLYGGVPTLEKLKEVMMEAANDQSLIMW; the protein is encoded by the coding sequence ATGGCGAATAAATTGAAGTTGACCATCTTCTCCGTTTCCTGCTGCCACCCCCAGTATGCAGCCTACGACAAGCAGTACGTGGATAGGTTGAAACAGGCCTTGCAGGAGACCGGATTGGAGGCAGACCTTAATTTGATCACTGCAACAGAAGCGCAATTGGGCGTCCAACACTATTACCTAGCAGAGATCCAGCCTTTGTTCAAAAAGTACGGTTCGGCCGTCGCGCCTGCTCTTTTCATCAACGAACGCCTGAAGCTCTACGGCGGAGTGCCGACCTTGGAAAAGCTGAAAGAAGTGATGATGGAAGCCGCAAATGACCAGTCCCTGATCATGTGGTGA
- the heR gene encoding heliorhodopsin HeR codes for MDSNDIDNVKFQKLRRFNAVMGAFHFIQAAIMLAIADYSVKMVFTTSFIDAAGGFPPRGPGAALELFSVPLGPMVALFLLMSAIAHFSISTFGYKWYVKNLKMNINKARWFEYAVSSSFMLVVIAWLCGMFDFVSIMLLFSLNACMNLFGYMMELHNQNTKRTDWTSFIFGCFAGLVPWIALVMYFTGVRGGSPPAFVYGIFISIAFFFNIFAINMILQYRKKGKWQDYLYGEYIYIVLSLVAKTALAWQVFAGTLVGN; via the coding sequence GTGGATAGTAATGATATTGATAACGTCAAGTTCCAAAAATTGAGGCGCTTCAATGCGGTGATGGGGGCATTCCACTTCATTCAAGCAGCGATCATGTTGGCAATCGCAGATTACAGTGTAAAGATGGTCTTCACGACCTCGTTCATAGATGCGGCGGGGGGTTTCCCGCCGAGAGGCCCCGGAGCTGCGCTCGAGCTCTTCTCCGTGCCGCTTGGTCCCATGGTTGCGCTATTCCTGCTCATGTCGGCGATCGCTCACTTCTCGATCTCGACCTTCGGCTATAAATGGTATGTAAAGAACCTGAAGATGAACATCAACAAGGCCCGCTGGTTCGAATATGCGGTTTCTTCCTCGTTCATGCTGGTGGTCATCGCTTGGCTGTGTGGCATGTTCGATTTTGTATCCATCATGCTGTTGTTCTCGCTGAATGCCTGCATGAACCTGTTCGGGTACATGATGGAGCTGCACAACCAGAACACCAAGAGAACCGATTGGACCTCGTTCATATTCGGGTGCTTCGCCGGTCTGGTCCCATGGATCGCTTTAGTGATGTACTTCACCGGTGTCAGAGGTGGATCGCCCCCAGCCTTCGTTTACGGTATTTTCATTTCCATAGCCTTCTTCTTCAACATATTCGCCATAAACATGATATTGCAATATAGGAAGAAGGGGAAATGGCAGGACTACCTCTATGGGGAGTACATCTACATCGTGCTCAGCCTGGTGGCCAAGACCGCGTTGGCATGGCAGGTGTTCGCCGGGACCCTGGTGGGAAATTAG
- a CDS encoding DUF6790 family protein, which produces MSSSESSPKTAGVLFNLTIIISALGVFAAIYFWFDDVKEAVYIASFTLVGLIGIVSFLRHSIFYRSDQARMGWHQDRPEFQIEVGFSNLAIGVAAIVVVALDLGLIASAVCLLTYGIYLGSATVLHGVEFARRNSENRNPAKIINSAFFSMILIALAVLALMEAGAL; this is translated from the coding sequence ATGTCCTCATCAGAATCATCCCCCAAGACCGCGGGGGTCCTATTCAACTTGACCATTATCATCTCCGCCCTCGGAGTGTTCGCAGCGATATACTTCTGGTTCGATGACGTGAAAGAAGCTGTTTACATTGCTAGCTTCACCCTGGTCGGCCTGATCGGGATAGTCAGCTTCCTCCGGCATTCGATATTCTACAGATCGGACCAGGCGCGGATGGGTTGGCATCAGGACCGGCCGGAGTTCCAGATAGAAGTGGGCTTTTCCAACCTGGCCATCGGTGTTGCCGCCATCGTCGTTGTCGCACTTGATCTCGGATTGATCGCCAGTGCTGTGTGCCTCCTCACCTATGGAATATATCTGGGAAGCGCCACCGTACTGCACGGCGTAGAGTTCGCCCGGAGGAATAGCGAAAACAGGAACCCTGCGAAGATAATCAACTCCGCCTTCTTTTCGATGATACTGATAGCCTTGGCCGTACTGGCATTGATGGAGGCAGGCGCGCTTTGA
- a CDS encoding DUF169 domain-containing protein: MKDILGLKHEPVAITLIKERSAMPADYPVPETPLRHCATIMRARKGEKLLVPADKQACPVGASAMGLVPVPEKVASGDFHYNMGMYKDSAAAKKTLEARPAFPMGSVVAVAAAPLGQATLEPDVVVITALPEQVFWLIPASSTYEYGGRVTVEMGAVQASCADSTIMPIVSGKTNISLGCFGCRKTTDIAPEEMLVGIPFKRFDEIMAALRAMGAGPIPKSRAK, from the coding sequence ATGAAAGACATCCTGGGCTTGAAACATGAACCCGTAGCCATCACCCTTATTAAAGAACGAAGCGCCATGCCTGCGGATTACCCTGTACCGGAGACACCTCTGAGGCATTGTGCGACTATTATGAGGGCGCGCAAAGGCGAGAAACTCTTGGTTCCGGCGGACAAGCAAGCATGCCCTGTAGGAGCCTCGGCCATGGGTCTGGTCCCCGTTCCAGAAAAGGTCGCGTCAGGCGATTTCCATTACAATATGGGCATGTACAAGGATTCTGCTGCGGCCAAAAAGACATTGGAGGCCAGACCAGCATTCCCGATGGGTAGCGTGGTCGCGGTGGCGGCGGCACCGTTGGGGCAGGCGACCTTGGAACCCGATGTGGTCGTGATCACGGCCTTGCCGGAGCAGGTATTCTGGCTCATACCGGCCTCTTCCACCTATGAATATGGGGGTCGGGTCACGGTGGAGATGGGAGCGGTCCAGGCCAGTTGCGCCGACTCGACCATCATGCCGATAGTGAGCGGAAAGACCAACATCTCATTGGGATGCTTCGGTTGCCGCAAGACCACCGACATAGCTCCGGAGGAAATGCTGGTCGGGATCCCATTCAAGAGATTTGATGAAATTATGGCCGCATTGAGGGCCATGGGGGCCGGCCCTATCCCGAAATCAAGGGCGAAATAA
- a CDS encoding oxidoreductase gives MPERAWDWRDENVPRIDGKTVIVTGAASGLGAHIAKSLSTMGGAVILADIDLEGAEAVAMEIRRSIPRATPTAMGLDLGDLRSIERFAEWFRSGHISLDLLINNAGIMTPPYGRTNDGFESQWGVNHLGHFVLTAHLLGILSNTPNSRLITQSSIVHRGGRINFKDINSERSYRAWRAYKQSKLATLLFSRELHRRLDQMGLGAPISLTCHPGLVDTPLYRNGKLMRKGLKPFMHGLNEGAMPALRAALDPNATNGDYFGPDGWMEFKGCPVLVEPHKRGKDNDLARRVWKLSEKMTGVNLDAILEAATRDQGGGATFDVEPQ, from the coding sequence ATGCCAGAACGCGCATGGGATTGGCGTGACGAGAACGTGCCGCGCATCGACGGCAAGACCGTCATCGTAACCGGCGCGGCCTCCGGACTGGGGGCGCACATCGCCAAGTCACTGTCGACAATGGGAGGGGCCGTCATACTGGCCGATATCGATCTGGAAGGGGCTGAGGCCGTGGCCATGGAGATAAGAAGGTCCATCCCAAGGGCGACGCCCACGGCGATGGGATTAGACCTGGGCGACCTGCGCTCGATAGAGCGGTTCGCAGAATGGTTCAGATCAGGGCACATCTCCCTGGACCTGCTCATCAACAACGCTGGGATAATGACACCCCCCTATGGACGGACCAACGATGGGTTCGAGTCTCAGTGGGGAGTGAACCATCTTGGGCATTTCGTCCTCACGGCACATTTACTGGGTATCCTATCGAACACGCCCAATTCCCGTTTGATCACCCAATCGAGCATAGTGCATCGAGGTGGCCGGATCAACTTCAAGGATATCAATTCCGAAAGGTCCTACAGGGCGTGGAGGGCTTACAAGCAGAGCAAACTGGCTACCCTGCTGTTCTCCCGGGAGCTGCACAGGAGGCTGGACCAGATGGGTTTGGGCGCGCCTATCAGCTTGACCTGTCATCCCGGCCTGGTGGACACCCCTCTGTATAGAAACGGAAAACTTATGCGCAAGGGTCTAAAACCATTCATGCACGGCCTCAACGAAGGGGCTATGCCTGCATTGCGGGCTGCTTTGGACCCGAACGCCACCAACGGTGACTACTTCGGTCCCGATGGCTGGATGGAGTTCAAAGGATGTCCCGTCCTGGTAGAACCGCATAAACGGGGAAAGGATAACGATCTGGCTAGGAGGGTCTGGAAGCTGTCGGAGAAGATGACCGGGGTGAACCTCGATGCAATCCTCGAGGCGGCCACGCGTGATCAAGGGGGCGGTGCGACGTTCGATGTCGAACCGCAATAA
- a CDS encoding 4Fe-4S double cluster binding domain-containing protein, producing the protein MQAGSDMVGFANMTPLKGLLVGDPTTFELPFAVTFAAEIPKVAVQASMNKPSEEMREAYKMCNKKLKATGEKVVEILTAAGYKARFIDPAQRVVPEKLLGPISQKAIATQAGMGWIGKNGLLITEKFGPRQRMGAVLTDMPVTRKVALINNQCGECTACIDNCPMKVLKGPEFEHHPESRDLVIDWAKCGDYEKRLIGDGSKPEKACGRCIARCPFSFPEK; encoded by the coding sequence ATGCAGGCAGGCTCCGATATGGTCGGCTTTGCCAACATGACCCCGTTGAAAGGATTGCTGGTCGGGGACCCTACAACCTTCGAGTTACCTTTCGCGGTCACCTTTGCAGCGGAGATACCCAAGGTGGCGGTTCAAGCTTCCATGAACAAGCCCAGCGAGGAGATGCGGGAAGCCTACAAGATGTGCAACAAGAAGCTCAAGGCCACCGGAGAAAAGGTGGTGGAGATCCTGACTGCTGCCGGTTACAAAGCACGCTTCATCGACCCGGCCCAGAGAGTGGTCCCTGAAAAGCTGCTGGGACCGATCTCCCAGAAGGCCATCGCCACACAGGCCGGAATGGGTTGGATCGGTAAGAACGGTTTGCTCATCACCGAGAAGTTCGGCCCCCGCCAGAGAATGGGCGCAGTGCTGACCGATATGCCAGTTACCAGAAAGGTCGCCTTGATAAACAACCAATGCGGCGAATGCACTGCCTGCATCGACAACTGTCCAATGAAGGTGTTAAAGGGTCCGGAGTTCGAGCACCACCCTGAGTCCCGTGACCTGGTCATAGACTGGGCAAAATGCGGGGATTACGAGAAACGCCTCATCGGTGACGGCAGCAAGCCTGAGAAGGCCTGCGGACGGTGCATAGCTAGATGCCCCTTTTCATTCCCGGAGAAGTAA
- a CDS encoding metalloregulator ArsR/SmtB family transcription factor gives MAEESDGRSGDKNGSLPKEVAAGLKEAGGLEGLRSVMPDEAILKPLAERHQALSDPLRLSILYFLRGSELCPCVLKDITGLSDSKLSYHLSILEKAGMIVWRQSKNWRVYSLTDLGKASVP, from the coding sequence ATGGCTGAAGAGAGCGACGGTCGGTCCGGGGACAAAAATGGATCTTTGCCCAAGGAAGTGGCTGCCGGACTAAAAGAAGCGGGAGGGCTGGAAGGTCTGCGGTCCGTCATGCCCGACGAAGCGATCTTGAAGCCCCTGGCCGAGCGGCATCAGGCCCTTTCCGATCCATTGCGGCTCTCCATCCTGTACTTTTTAAGAGGAAGTGAACTGTGCCCCTGCGTCCTGAAAGATATAACCGGATTGAGCGATTCCAAACTGTCCTACCATCTAAGTATTCTGGAGAAGGCTGGCATGATCGTATGGCGTCAAAGCAAGAACTGGCGGGTGTATAGCCTGACCGATCTGGGTAAGGCCTCCGTACCCTGA
- the heR gene encoding heliorhodopsin HeR — protein MAEADTDDTKFKKLRNFNAIMGLFHFIQASLMLLVSNSVSINITSNFLFYDELTETLMNKTDVVYSLPIGPSVAAFLFISAIAHWLLASPWLYPWYVRNLKNHINYARWIEYSFSASWMLVIIALLVGIFDFGALLLIFFSCMVMNLCGMLMERRNQDREKVDWTPFYVGCIAGLVPWVVIIWYFVGAIAPYSDTIPSFVYLIIVSLFITFNIFPLNMVFQYRRKGKWADYLVGERGYIILSLFAKSILAWQVWSGTLRG, from the coding sequence ATGGCAGAAGCCGATACAGATGATACTAAATTCAAAAAATTGAGGAACTTCAATGCTATAATGGGCTTGTTCCATTTCATCCAAGCGTCCTTGATGTTGTTGGTCAGCAATTCCGTTTCCATCAACATCACATCCAATTTCCTTTTCTACGATGAACTGACCGAGACGCTGATGAACAAGACCGATGTGGTATACAGCTTGCCGATCGGCCCATCCGTGGCGGCCTTTCTGTTCATATCCGCTATCGCCCATTGGTTGCTGGCTTCGCCCTGGCTCTATCCTTGGTACGTGAGGAACCTGAAGAACCACATCAACTATGCCCGATGGATCGAATATTCGTTCAGCGCCTCTTGGATGCTGGTCATCATCGCCCTGCTGGTGGGCATATTCGACTTCGGGGCTCTGCTGCTCATATTCTTCTCCTGCATGGTCATGAACCTCTGCGGGATGCTCATGGAGAGGAGGAACCAGGACCGGGAAAAGGTGGATTGGACCCCATTCTACGTCGGATGCATCGCCGGACTCGTTCCCTGGGTGGTCATCATTTGGTATTTCGTAGGTGCCATCGCTCCCTACTCGGACACCATACCCTCATTCGTCTACCTTATCATCGTGTCCTTGTTCATCACGTTCAACATCTTCCCGTTGAACATGGTATTCCAGTACCGGAGGAAGGGCAAATGGGCCGATTATCTGGTCGGAGAGAGGGGGTACATAATCCTGTCCCTGTTCGCCAAGAGCATATTGGCTTGGCAGGTGTGGTCTGGCACCCTGAGGGGTTGA
- a CDS encoding DUF2284 domain-containing protein, which translates to MVTPSEEITKLGDIARRHGAVAAPLSAHEVVVADWVRFKCRYGCKGYAKHLSCPPYAPDPEETRGMLAEYDHALLLRFDGIPGRENARPEDVPEDFHPWYRDLILWVNKTVHLLEKTAFYDGYYKAFGFGAYPCIYCEHCVAEESEGSVDESVRRKCRHMDLVRPSMEAAGMDVFATARKVGWSLSTIPCQDMQYGKVIRLDIRSVGLVLLE; encoded by the coding sequence TTGGTAACACCATCTGAGGAGATCACCAAGTTAGGCGATATCGCCAGAAGGCACGGAGCTGTTGCCGCCCCCCTAAGCGCGCACGAAGTGGTGGTGGCTGACTGGGTCAGGTTCAAATGCCGCTACGGATGCAAAGGGTACGCTAAACACCTCTCCTGCCCCCCATACGCCCCTGACCCCGAGGAGACCCGCGGGATGTTAGCCGAGTACGATCACGCCTTGTTGCTCAGATTTGACGGAATACCGGGAAGGGAGAATGCCCGGCCGGAGGACGTGCCCGAGGATTTCCACCCTTGGTATAGAGATCTAATACTCTGGGTGAACAAGACGGTACACCTCTTAGAGAAGACCGCCTTCTATGATGGGTACTACAAGGCATTCGGTTTTGGGGCCTACCCATGCATATATTGCGAGCATTGCGTGGCCGAGGAGAGCGAAGGGTCGGTGGACGAGAGCGTGCGTCGAAAATGCCGGCATATGGACCTGGTCCGCCCGAGCATGGAGGCGGCCGGCATGGACGTCTTCGCCACCGCAAGGAAGGTGGGGTGGTCCTTGAGCACCATACCCTGCCAGGATATGCAGTATGGCAAGGTGATCAGATTAGACATCAGGTCAGTAGGCCTGGTGCTTCTGGAATGA
- the hypE gene encoding hydrogenase expression/formation protein HypE: protein MKRVTMGHGAGGEMMQELIVKSIAPFLPKIRTEVSLESYDDSAVVDGVLFTTDGHTVKPIFYPGGDIGSLAVSGTVNDIAVMGGKALALSNTMILEEGLEIEVLERVMKSIGRYSEISGVPVVTGDTKVMEKGAIDEMVVVASAIGKRHPSMDHNLEVASSYRKVDSRWLTDDNVRDGDIILASGTMGDHGIALLSFREGYGFESEVQSDCAPLNHMIGKLLGVGGMTSMKDATRGGFANAINEWCSKSKIGIELVEKDIPIAEAVRNASEMLGLDPLTIGNEGKVIIACVPEMAEEVLKALRADEHGRNAAIIGKASKNTKHVMMRTEVGGRRILEPPVGDPVPRIC from the coding sequence ATGAAGCGGGTCACCATGGGCCATGGGGCGGGAGGAGAGATGATGCAGGAGCTCATCGTCAAGTCCATTGCGCCTTTCCTACCCAAGATAAGGACCGAGGTGTCACTGGAATCCTATGACGATTCCGCCGTGGTCGATGGTGTGCTTTTTACCACCGACGGGCACACCGTAAAACCCATCTTCTACCCCGGAGGGGACATCGGGTCCCTGGCGGTCAGCGGCACGGTGAATGATATAGCCGTCATGGGGGGAAAGGCCCTGGCATTGTCCAACACCATGATCCTGGAGGAGGGGTTGGAGATCGAGGTCTTGGAAAGAGTGATGAAAAGCATCGGCCGATACTCGGAGATCTCCGGGGTACCAGTGGTGACCGGGGACACCAAGGTCATGGAGAAGGGAGCGATAGACGAGATGGTGGTGGTGGCCTCAGCCATTGGCAAGCGACACCCCTCTATGGATCACAATCTCGAGGTCGCCTCGTCCTATAGAAAGGTCGATTCCCGCTGGCTCACTGACGACAACGTGAGGGATGGGGACATCATACTGGCCTCCGGTACGATGGGCGATCATGGGATCGCCCTGCTCTCATTCCGCGAAGGTTACGGCTTCGAAAGCGAGGTGCAAAGCGACTGCGCCCCCCTCAATCACATGATAGGAAAATTACTGGGGGTAGGAGGGATGACCTCCATGAAGGACGCCACCCGCGGCGGCTTCGCCAACGCCATCAATGAGTGGTGCAGTAAATCCAAGATCGGAATAGAACTGGTGGAGAAGGACATCCCTATTGCAGAGGCTGTGCGCAACGCCAGTGAGATGTTGGGGCTCGATCCATTGACCATCGGGAACGAGGGGAAGGTCATCATAGCCTGCGTTCCGGAAATGGCCGAAGAGGTCCTGAAGGCCTTGAGGGCCGACGAACATGGCAGGAATGCCGCCATCATCGGGAAGGCCAGCAAGAACACGAAACACGTCATGATGCGAACTGAGGTTGGTGGACGGCGCATATTGGAACCGCCTGTGGGCGACCCGGTCCCGCGCATCTGCTGA
- a CDS encoding DNA-formamidopyrimidine glycosylase family protein: MPELPEVETARRQLHEELVGQRIVRADALDLKMLVGGNAKEFSSRLEGRLIVGTDRHGKHLFLLLDHGALRIHLGMSGSLHPFRCGGETSHQRMVLDLDRGRVIFDDPRRFGRFQVVENVMTFVSQKGLGPDALSIGEGEFHRRICRRRRAIKAVLLDQKVVAGIGNLYADEVLFQERLAPMALASQIPQDRLMGAWSRMREVLGTAIEAGTEFERFPADYLLRQRNRGGPCPRCGQELRSAKVGGRTTIYCPFCLLK; this comes from the coding sequence ATGCCGGAACTGCCGGAGGTGGAGACCGCCCGTCGGCAGTTGCATGAGGAACTGGTCGGCCAGCGGATCGTGAGGGCCGATGCTTTGGACCTGAAGATGCTGGTAGGCGGTAACGCCAAGGAGTTCAGTTCCCGCCTGGAGGGAAGGCTCATCGTAGGCACCGACCGCCATGGAAAGCATCTCTTTCTACTGCTTGATCACGGAGCCTTGCGCATACACTTGGGAATGAGCGGTAGCCTTCACCCGTTCAGATGCGGAGGGGAGACCTCCCATCAAAGAATGGTCCTGGATCTAGACCGTGGCCGGGTCATTTTCGATGATCCGCGACGGTTCGGACGCTTTCAGGTCGTGGAAAATGTCATGACGTTCGTCTCGCAGAAGGGATTGGGACCGGATGCGCTCAGCATCGGAGAGGGGGAATTTCACCGTAGAATATGCAGAAGAAGGAGGGCCATCAAGGCCGTGCTGTTAGACCAGAAGGTGGTCGCGGGCATAGGGAACCTTTACGCCGACGAAGTGTTGTTCCAAGAAAGGCTAGCACCTATGGCATTGGCGTCTCAGATCCCACAGGACCGGCTGATGGGAGCGTGGAGCAGGATGCGAGAGGTGCTTGGTACCGCCATCGAGGCAGGGACCGAATTTGAAAGGTTTCCTGCTGACTATCTGCTTCGACAGAGGAATAGGGGAGGACCTTGCCCCAGATGCGGCCAGGAGCTTAGATCGGCAAAGGTCGGAGGTCGGACCACGATCTACTGTCCCTTTTGTCTATTAAAATAA
- a CDS encoding class I SAM-dependent methyltransferase — MDEKDQRNQWNLTYTGKNDFFGPEPSDLGRRAVNIFKKSGSRKILELGCGQGRDTCLFAREGFKVIALDYSESGICQIRERAEKMCLDPNLECVVQDVRAGIPLPDASVDAVYSHMLFTMELWEKEISFILKECRRVLKPGGLNLYSVRNDHDPHFGKGPNKGEDMWQNPIGFVVHYFSEEKIRRLAVGYEIVHIQEFDDPSPPFTKKLYEVLLRKT, encoded by the coding sequence ATGGACGAAAAGGACCAGCGTAACCAATGGAACCTGACCTATACCGGCAAGAACGATTTCTTCGGCCCCGAACCGAGCGACCTTGGACGCCGAGCCGTGAACATCTTCAAGAAGTCCGGAAGTCGAAAGATACTGGAACTAGGCTGTGGCCAGGGACGCGATACATGTCTGTTCGCCAGAGAGGGGTTCAAGGTCATCGCTTTGGATTACTCTGAATCGGGCATATGTCAGATTAGGGAAAGAGCCGAAAAGATGTGCTTGGACCCGAACTTGGAGTGCGTGGTGCAGGATGTGCGTGCCGGAATACCGCTTCCGGACGCATCCGTGGACGCAGTGTACTCGCACATGCTATTCACCATGGAACTGTGGGAGAAGGAGATATCGTTCATCCTGAAGGAATGTCGCCGGGTGCTAAAACCAGGGGGGCTGAACCTTTATTCAGTGCGCAACGACCATGATCCGCACTTCGGCAAAGGGCCGAACAAGGGTGAGGACATGTGGCAGAATCCCATTGGCTTCGTGGTTCACTACTTCTCAGAAGAGAAGATAAGGAGATTGGCAGTTGGCTACGAAATCGTTCATATCCAGGAATTTGACGATCCTTCGCCTCCCTTCACCAAGAAGCTGTACGAGGTTCTGCTTCGGAAGACCTGA